One stretch of Dokdonia sp. Hel_I_53 DNA includes these proteins:
- a CDS encoding SusD/RagB family nutrient-binding outer membrane lipoprotein — translation MKYIKYKLSAYIACLALIFASCESTELDLTTDPNNLSVEQSDPNFLLNGVLLNFTSVWNGFNGPSRDLTRMENLFSTYGSIVNTLTLDGATGEYATSYRTFGNIQLLEDLNNDGADIPVHVGIAKTIQAYNLFLLVDYLGDVPFSEANNAAIEQPVADPGAEVYQAALDILDEAIVLLNTSTINLPTSDFYYDANTNNWISLANTLKIRAYTNLALSSPAESASAINSILSQGNIIDMVDEDFNFSYTQTGPPVESRHPFFTGNYLPGGASTYMSNYYMFLLKDAKAVEDPRLTYYVYRQTGRAPEGQEIPCEGNAVYDYCYIGDGYWGRDHADNEGLPADNILRTTYGIYPGGGAYDDEQFVSTVNSSNAGGAGIQPIFNSSFTHFLLAEGALKYGVNGDPLNYLNIAITQSFDKVSGFLGSPEIDAAAVNAYLDAVNLEYANAAGDEDQQLFIIEREFLLAMFGNGVEAYNMYRRTGMPIDPSNPGSLSSIQSPVFPAGPFPRVFVYGQNVVNNNQNITQNETTERVFWDTNPVGFID, via the coding sequence ATGAAATATATAAAGTATAAATTATCGGCATATATTGCCTGTTTAGCTCTCATATTTGCATCTTGTGAATCAACAGAGCTAGATTTGACAACAGATCCTAATAACTTGAGTGTTGAACAATCAGATCCAAATTTCTTACTTAATGGAGTATTGTTAAACTTCACGAGCGTTTGGAATGGATTTAACGGTCCCTCAAGAGATTTGACGAGAATGGAAAATCTATTCTCGACGTACGGAAGTATTGTAAATACTTTGACACTTGATGGAGCAACAGGAGAGTATGCAACTAGCTACAGAACTTTTGGTAACATTCAACTCTTAGAAGACTTAAATAATGATGGAGCTGACATTCCTGTTCACGTGGGGATAGCTAAGACTATTCAAGCTTACAATTTGTTTCTATTAGTTGATTATTTAGGAGACGTTCCTTTTTCAGAAGCTAATAATGCAGCAATAGAACAACCTGTAGCTGATCCAGGAGCAGAAGTTTATCAGGCAGCCTTAGATATACTTGATGAAGCAATTGTTTTATTAAATACATCTACAATTAATCTTCCTACTTCTGATTTTTATTACGATGCAAACACTAATAATTGGATTAGTCTTGCAAATACATTAAAAATTAGAGCGTATACTAACCTTGCACTCTCAAGTCCAGCAGAGTCTGCATCTGCTATTAATAGTATCCTATCTCAAGGTAATATTATTGATATGGTTGATGAGGATTTTAACTTTAGCTATACTCAAACTGGTCCTCCAGTAGAGAGTCGTCATCCTTTTTTCACAGGTAATTATTTACCTGGAGGAGCAAGCACTTATATGAGTAACTATTACATGTTCTTATTAAAAGATGCAAAAGCTGTAGAAGATCCAAGGCTTACATATTATGTCTATAGACAGACTGGAAGAGCTCCAGAAGGTCAAGAAATTCCATGTGAGGGTAATGCTGTTTATGATTATTGTTATATCGGAGATGGATATTGGGGTAGAGATCACGCAGATAATGAAGGTCTTCCTGCTGATAATATTTTAAGAACAACTTATGGCATCTACCCAGGAGGTGGAGCATATGATGACGAGCAATTCGTATCTACTGTAAATAGCAGTAATGCAGGTGGTGCTGGTATACAACCAATCTTTAACTCATCATTTACTCATTTCCTTCTTGCTGAGGGAGCTTTAAAGTATGGGGTTAATGGTGATCCATTAAATTACTTAAATATTGCAATTACTCAAAGTTTTGATAAAGTAAGTGGTTTCTTAGGATCTCCTGAAATTGATGCAGCAGCTGTAAATGCATACTTAGACGCAGTTAACTTAGAATATGCTAATGCTGCAGGAGATGAGGATCAACAATTATTTATCATTGAGCGCGAGTTTTTACTAGCAATGTTCGGAAATGGTGTTGAAGCATACAATATGTACAGAAGAACAGGTATGCCTATAGATCCATCTAACCCTGGTAGTCTTTCAAGCATTCAATCACCAGTTTTTCCTGCAGGACCTTTCCCAAGAGTCTTTGTATACGGACAAAACGTGGTAAACAACAATCAAAATATAACACAAAATGAAACTACAGAAAGAGTATTTTGGGATACAAACCCTGTTGGTTTCATTGATTAA
- a CDS encoding replication-associated recombination protein A gives MNKPLAERLRPAKLEDYLSQQHLVGPNGSLQQALKVGIIPSLILWGPPGIGKTTLASIISKESNRPFYTLSAINSGVKDVREVIDKAKQSGGLFTQKNPILFIDEIHRFSKSQQDSLLGAVEKGWVTLIGATTENPSFEVIPALLSRCQVYILKPFSKEDLIKLLRRAISEDDIINKKSVTLKETEALLRLSGGDARKLLNIFELVVTTESTTSVEITNEMVLSKVQQNTVLYDKTGDQHYDIISAFIKSIRGSDPNGAVYWLARMIEGGEDVKFIARRLIISASEDIGNANPTALVIANNCFQAVTTIGYPESRIILSQCVTYLASSAKSNASYKAIGKAQQLVKQTGDLPVPLNLRNAPTQLMKEIGYGETYKYAHDYKGNFVEEEFLPDEIKGTTFYSPGESARETTIRKELKNKWGLKYNY, from the coding sequence ATGAACAAACCACTAGCTGAAAGATTACGACCTGCCAAATTAGAGGATTACTTGAGCCAACAACACCTAGTAGGACCAAATGGCTCATTGCAACAAGCGCTTAAGGTAGGAATTATACCTTCACTGATTCTTTGGGGACCTCCAGGAATAGGAAAAACCACGCTAGCTTCAATTATTTCTAAAGAGTCTAATCGTCCCTTCTACACATTAAGTGCTATCAATAGTGGTGTAAAAGATGTAAGAGAAGTAATTGATAAAGCAAAACAAAGTGGCGGGTTGTTTACCCAAAAAAACCCAATACTCTTTATTGACGAAATTCATCGTTTTAGTAAGTCTCAACAAGATTCATTATTAGGAGCAGTAGAAAAAGGATGGGTTACATTAATTGGTGCTACAACTGAAAATCCTAGTTTTGAGGTAATTCCTGCATTACTCTCTAGATGTCAGGTATATATCCTAAAACCCTTTTCCAAGGAAGATTTAATTAAATTATTACGTAGAGCAATTTCTGAAGATGATATAATTAATAAAAAGAGCGTTACATTAAAAGAAACAGAAGCTCTATTAAGACTAAGTGGCGGTGATGCTAGAAAGCTACTTAACATATTTGAGCTTGTTGTTACTACAGAGAGCACCACCAGTGTAGAAATAACTAATGAGATGGTTTTGAGCAAGGTACAACAGAATACAGTTTTATACGATAAAACTGGCGACCAACATTACGATATTATAAGTGCTTTTATTAAATCTATTCGAGGCAGCGATCCTAATGGAGCTGTATACTGGCTTGCTAGAATGATAGAGGGCGGTGAGGATGTAAAATTTATTGCTCGTAGGCTTATCATTTCGGCATCTGAAGATATAGGGAATGCAAACCCAACGGCACTTGTTATAGCAAATAATTGCTTTCAGGCGGTCACCACTATTGGGTATCCAGAATCAAGAATAATCTTAAGCCAATGTGTCACATACCTTGCTTCCTCTGCAAAAAGTAATGCTTCTTACAAGGCTATTGGAAAGGCTCAGCAACTCGTTAAACAAACAGGTGATCTTCCAGTGCCACTAAACCTACGCAATGCGCCCACACAATTAATGAAAGAGATAGGGTATGGCGAAACCTATAAATATGCTCATGATTATAAAGGAAATTTTGTGGAAGAAGAGTTTTTGCCAGATGAAATTAAAGGCACCACTTTTTATAGTCCAGGCGAAAGTGCTAGAGAGACTACCATTCGAAAAGAACTGAAAAATAAATGGGGTCTTAAATATAATTACTAG
- the rlmB gene encoding 23S rRNA (guanosine(2251)-2'-O)-methyltransferase RlmB, protein MQKDLQIFGTRAIIEAIEAGKEIDKVFLQKGLHNSLLSELNTLIKKHGVQTSYVPVEKLNKLTQQNHQGAIAIVSAIKYADFERLINEMIEKEAKPLFLLLDGLSDVRNFGAIIRTAECTGVHGIIIPKKGGAPVNGVAIKTSAGAAFNIPIAKVDHIKDAIYYLQGSGVSVVAATEKTDNTLFNQNFNQPLAIVMGREDSGVSPGVLKLVDHKAKLPLQGTIASLNVSVACGAFLYEVVRQRL, encoded by the coding sequence ATGCAAAAAGATCTACAAATATTTGGTACTAGAGCAATCATAGAAGCTATTGAAGCTGGAAAAGAGATTGACAAAGTATTCCTACAGAAAGGATTACATAATTCACTATTAAGTGAGCTGAATACGCTCATAAAAAAACATGGAGTACAAACTTCCTATGTCCCTGTTGAAAAATTAAATAAACTTACCCAGCAAAATCATCAAGGTGCGATTGCTATTGTAAGCGCTATTAAATATGCAGATTTTGAAAGATTGATAAATGAAATGATTGAAAAAGAAGCAAAGCCTTTGTTTCTTTTACTAGATGGACTCTCTGATGTACGTAACTTTGGTGCTATTATTAGAACCGCAGAGTGTACAGGAGTACATGGAATCATCATCCCAAAGAAAGGTGGCGCACCTGTAAATGGTGTCGCTATTAAAACATCGGCCGGAGCTGCCTTCAACATTCCTATAGCAAAAGTAGACCATATTAAAGACGCTATATACTATTTACAAGGATCCGGAGTATCTGTAGTGGCAGCTACAGAGAAAACGGACAACACCCTTTTCAATCAAAACTTCAATCAGCCTCTAGCGATTGTTATGGGAAGGGAGGACAGTGGAGTCTCCCCTGGCGTTCTAAAATTAGTTGATCATAAAGCAAAGTTACCACTACAAGGCACCATCGCTTCTTTAAATGTATCTGTAGCTTGTGGTGCATTTCTTTACGAAGTTGTAAGACAACGGCTATAA
- the radC gene encoding RadC family protein, producing the protein MEDEHKNFSIKNWSEDDRPREKLVIKGRSSLSNAELIAILISSGSREESAVSLSKRILASVENNLSELGKISIKDLMKFKGIGEAKAVSIAAALELGRRRGEGDTLSRKRISSSKDAYQMLQPMIGDLSHEEFWVLFLSNSNKVLRKEQVSKGGLTGTLVDIRMVLKTALEYNAVGMILGHNHPSGTLKPSQADILLTNKLKTAAQGLDIQVLDHIIVTEKTYFSFADDGIL; encoded by the coding sequence ATGGAAGATGAACACAAAAATTTCTCTATTAAAAATTGGTCTGAAGATGATAGACCTCGAGAAAAGTTAGTAATCAAGGGGAGATCTTCACTTTCAAATGCAGAATTAATAGCGATCCTAATAAGTTCAGGGTCTAGAGAAGAGAGTGCGGTCTCGCTTAGTAAAAGAATACTAGCTAGTGTAGAGAACAACCTTTCAGAATTAGGAAAGATTTCCATCAAAGATTTGATGAAATTTAAAGGCATTGGAGAAGCAAAGGCAGTATCAATTGCAGCGGCTCTAGAATTAGGGAGAAGAAGAGGTGAGGGGGATACGCTTTCGCGAAAGCGAATATCCAGTTCTAAAGACGCTTATCAAATGTTGCAACCAATGATAGGTGATTTAAGTCATGAAGAATTTTGGGTACTTTTTCTCAGTAATTCGAATAAAGTCTTGCGTAAAGAGCAAGTAAGTAAAGGTGGTTTAACCGGTACTCTGGTGGATATAAGGATGGTGCTCAAAACGGCTTTGGAATATAATGCAGTAGGAATGATACTTGGTCATAATCATCCGTCTGGAACATTAAAACCGTCTCAAGCAGATATATTACTTACTAACAAACTTAAAACAGCTGCCCAAGGTCTAGATATCCAAGTTTTAGATCATATTATTGTGACTGAAAAAACGTATTTTAGCTTTGCCGATGATGGCATACTCTAA
- a CDS encoding polysaccharide deacetylase family protein codes for MLLVYTHKITPRITYIFKHICTRVLGLPVSFTTKVEELVAHDGPKLSYTTKKLGNELYLRSTDLLFEHGILSTDVVVQQWDGLPALFPVKDVTAAIPFDIFAGAFYLMSRYEEYLPHVKDDQGRFPASESIAVLYKFIKLPVIDIWVDRFISILHANFPNINIDKPVYEKEMLVTVSQAFKYTKIGFLRTLGGYMTDTWRLRFRENFIRTQVLLGVRKDPYNISNWLINVQKQVSQPFKVFYQLGNYGMHSKNIKHSKKDFQSVMKMIADYCEVGLLVSPQAIAQNIDLAVERKRLESIIHRPLKHIHIADFKLVLPQVYRDALDQEIQNDYTMGYPDEIGFRAGTSQSFLFYDLDYEIQTPLMIHPVAMQSDNVINYHNHTIDYVSLRDMQKSIQRVGGTFRLNFSNASFEDIFSKKLFRRIALDD; via the coding sequence ATGTTACTTGTTTATACCCACAAAATAACTCCTCGTATTACTTATATCTTTAAGCATATTTGTACTCGAGTTTTAGGATTGCCAGTGTCTTTTACAACAAAAGTAGAAGAGCTTGTTGCACATGATGGACCTAAACTATCTTATACGACAAAAAAACTAGGTAATGAGTTGTACTTGCGTAGTACAGATTTACTTTTTGAACACGGTATATTGTCTACAGATGTTGTAGTACAGCAATGGGACGGTTTGCCAGCACTTTTTCCAGTAAAGGATGTTACAGCAGCGATTCCATTTGATATTTTTGCAGGTGCTTTTTATTTAATGAGTCGTTATGAGGAGTATTTGCCTCATGTTAAGGATGATCAAGGAAGATTTCCAGCGTCAGAGAGTATAGCTGTATTATATAAATTCATTAAGCTCCCGGTTATTGATATTTGGGTAGATCGATTTATAAGCATACTCCACGCAAACTTTCCTAACATAAATATCGATAAACCAGTCTATGAAAAGGAAATGTTAGTCACAGTTTCTCAAGCTTTTAAATACACCAAAATAGGGTTCTTAAGGACACTGGGTGGTTATATGACGGATACATGGAGATTACGCTTTCGCGAAAATTTTATTAGAACACAAGTACTTCTTGGTGTACGAAAGGATCCTTATAATATTTCAAATTGGCTCATAAATGTTCAAAAACAAGTTTCGCAGCCATTTAAAGTTTTCTATCAATTAGGGAATTATGGGATGCACAGTAAAAATATCAAGCATTCTAAAAAAGATTTTCAATCTGTAATGAAGATGATAGCAGATTATTGTGAAGTGGGCCTCTTGGTATCACCACAAGCTATCGCACAAAACATAGATCTGGCGGTAGAGCGTAAGCGTTTAGAATCTATTATACATAGACCACTCAAGCATATTCATATTGCAGACTTTAAATTAGTACTTCCTCAAGTATATAGGGACGCTTTGGATCAAGAAATTCAAAATGACTACACGATGGGCTATCCAGATGAGATAGGCTTCAGGGCGGGAACTTCTCAATCTTTTTTATTTTATGATTTGGATTATGAGATACAAACACCTCTTATGATCCACCCTGTTGCTATGCAATCTGACAATGTAATTAATTATCATAATCACACGATAGATTATGTAAGTTTACGAGATATGCAGAAGTCTATTCAAAGAGTAGGAGGTACGTTTAGATTAAACTTTTCAAATGCTTCCTTTGAAGATATTTTTAGTAAAAAATTATTTAGAAGAATCGCACTGGATGATTAA
- a CDS encoding rhomboid family intramembrane serine protease produces the protein MSTNKDHFHFYNGVLVYPILLVLCMWIVFWIEVKFGYNFTSWGIRPQSIKGLRGIFFSPFIHSSLDHLWHNSVPVFVLTTALFYFYKNISWQVFIWLMLLSGLGTWLIGRTSFHIGMSGLVYALASFLFFKGICSKHFRLVALSLLVVFLYGSLIWGTLPLDEKISWEGHLSGFIAGILALVRFRESVPLPSKYSWEEIHYEEENDPFMRQFDEDGNFFELPNTEEIESSESNKPPQEVVYIFKPSSKDDD, from the coding sequence ATGAGTACAAATAAAGATCATTTTCATTTTTACAATGGAGTTTTGGTATACCCAATACTTCTTGTGCTTTGTATGTGGATTGTTTTTTGGATTGAGGTTAAATTTGGTTACAACTTCACCTCGTGGGGCATACGGCCACAATCTATAAAAGGTCTAAGAGGGATTTTCTTTTCACCTTTTATTCATTCAAGCCTTGATCACCTATGGCATAATAGTGTGCCTGTCTTTGTACTTACTACAGCTTTATTTTATTTTTATAAAAACATTTCTTGGCAGGTCTTCATTTGGCTAATGTTACTGAGCGGTTTGGGTACTTGGCTTATAGGAAGGACTTCCTTTCATATTGGTATGAGTGGCTTGGTATATGCATTAGCTTCTTTTTTATTTTTTAAAGGTATTTGCAGTAAACATTTCAGACTTGTAGCCTTGTCCTTATTAGTTGTATTTCTTTACGGTAGTCTTATTTGGGGTACATTGCCCTTAGATGAAAAAATTTCTTGGGAAGGGCATTTATCTGGTTTCATTGCAGGAATTTTGGCTTTAGTTCGCTTTCGCGAAAGCGTACCTCTACCTTCAAAATACAGCTGGGAAGAAATACATTACGAAGAAGAAAATGACCCATTTATGCGACAGTTTGATGAAGATGGTAATTTCTTTGAATTACCTAACACAGAAGAAATAGAAAGTAGTGAAAGCAATAAACCACCTCAAGAGGTGGTTTACATATTTAAGCCATCATCAAAAGATGATGATTAA
- a CDS encoding NAD(P)/FAD-dependent oxidoreductase: MSNQLNIPKSIQKRIVIVGGGFAGLNVAKGLLKANAQIVLIDRYNFHTFQPLLYQAATSALPATSVVYPFREILNKSKSFYYRWAEVTGVDTHNKVLKCSEGDLMYDTLILATGTEVNFFGNSNIEKFSMPMKSLPQAIKIRQTILNNFEKADRCDDVIEKKALLNFCIAGGGPTGVEVSGALAEMKNEIFPRDYPHLDTDLMEIHLFEGSERLLGSMSEHAGKKALASLKNLGVILHLETEVNDYDGRKLYTSQNKEYSTENFIWAAGVVGKPLEGIPDTSVGKAKRYIVDNYNAVKNCKDIYAIGDIALMKTNDFPEGHPQVAQPAIQQGDHLAKNLARAINGKEMKTFRYFEKGYMAVVGRNKAVADIGKFQFSGFVAWLLWSFIHLFSLAGFKNRLIVFVSWIYNYINGDKSTRVIIQEATENKS, encoded by the coding sequence ATGAGTAATCAATTGAATATTCCAAAATCAATACAGAAACGTATTGTAATAGTAGGTGGTGGTTTTGCTGGACTTAATGTTGCAAAAGGATTGCTCAAAGCAAATGCACAGATAGTATTAATTGATCGCTATAATTTTCACACATTTCAACCATTACTTTATCAGGCAGCTACAAGTGCACTACCGGCGACAAGTGTTGTATACCCTTTTCGTGAGATTTTAAACAAATCAAAATCATTTTATTATCGCTGGGCAGAAGTGACAGGGGTGGACACCCATAATAAAGTTTTGAAGTGTTCTGAAGGAGATTTAATGTATGACACTTTAATTCTCGCTACAGGAACTGAAGTTAACTTCTTTGGCAACTCAAATATTGAAAAGTTTTCAATGCCTATGAAATCTTTACCGCAAGCTATTAAAATAAGGCAGACCATTTTAAATAATTTTGAAAAAGCAGATAGATGTGATGATGTTATAGAAAAAAAAGCGCTGCTTAATTTTTGTATAGCAGGTGGCGGACCTACAGGTGTTGAGGTCTCCGGAGCATTAGCAGAGATGAAGAATGAGATATTCCCAAGGGATTATCCGCATCTTGATACAGATCTGATGGAAATTCACTTGTTTGAAGGAAGCGAGCGGTTACTAGGAAGTATGAGCGAGCATGCTGGAAAGAAAGCATTAGCTTCTTTAAAAAATCTAGGAGTTATTCTACACTTAGAAACTGAGGTGAATGACTATGATGGACGTAAACTCTATACATCGCAAAATAAAGAGTATAGCACAGAGAATTTTATTTGGGCTGCAGGAGTAGTAGGAAAACCCTTAGAAGGTATTCCTGACACCTCTGTAGGTAAAGCAAAGCGTTATATAGTAGACAACTATAATGCTGTGAAAAACTGTAAAGATATCTATGCTATAGGAGATATTGCATTGATGAAAACTAATGATTTTCCAGAGGGTCATCCACAAGTGGCGCAACCAGCAATACAACAAGGCGATCATCTCGCAAAAAATTTGGCAAGAGCAATAAATGGTAAAGAAATGAAAACCTTTAGGTATTTTGAAAAAGGTTATATGGCTGTAGTAGGGAGAAATAAAGCCGTAGCAGATATCGGTAAATTTCAGTTTTCTGGTTTTGTAGCATGGCTTCTTTGGTCATTTATTCATCTCTTTTCACTTGCAGGCTTTAAGAATAGGCTAATTGTTTTTGTAAGTTGGATATATAACTATATCAATGGAGACAAATCTACAAGAGTCATCATACAAGAAGCAACGGAAAATAAATCGTAG
- a CDS encoding YjjG family noncanonical pyrimidine nucleotidase, with amino-acid sequence MINIKHVFFDLDHTLWDFDRNSKLAFRKVFEINDLTMPFEDFIEIYVPINKQYWKWYREDRVTKSQLRYGRLLKTFKKLGKPVTDGLIHKLSDDYITYLPENNHLFDGVLELLSYLSEKYSLHIITNGFEEVQQSKIQLSGLSSFFNTITTSENVGVKKPHPKIFQHAIKLANASIENSIMIGDTYEADIVGAQNIKMQSICFNYHKAILPKEVITVNRISDIASHL; translated from the coding sequence ATGATTAATATAAAACATGTTTTTTTCGATCTAGATCACACGCTCTGGGATTTTGACCGTAATAGCAAATTAGCTTTCCGTAAAGTTTTTGAAATCAATGATTTAACGATGCCTTTTGAAGATTTTATAGAAATTTATGTTCCTATAAATAAGCAGTATTGGAAATGGTACAGAGAAGACAGAGTAACTAAATCTCAGCTTAGATATGGTAGATTATTAAAAACCTTTAAAAAATTAGGGAAACCAGTAACAGATGGTTTAATACATAAGCTTTCAGATGATTATATAACATATTTACCAGAAAACAATCATTTATTTGATGGCGTATTGGAATTGTTAAGTTACTTATCAGAAAAGTATTCTCTACATATTATAACAAACGGATTTGAAGAGGTGCAGCAAAGCAAAATACAATTGTCAGGGCTTTCTTCTTTTTTCAATACGATTACTACCAGTGAAAACGTGGGAGTAAAAAAGCCACACCCCAAAATTTTTCAACATGCGATTAAATTAGCAAATGCTTCAATTGAAAACAGTATCATGATAGGTGATACTTATGAGGCAGACATTGTCGGAGCGCAAAATATTAAGATGCAATCAATATGTTTTAACTACCATAAAGCTATACTACCTAAAGAAGTGATTACCGTAAACAGAATTAGTGATATTGCATCTCATTTATAA
- a CDS encoding DUF2911 domain-containing protein, with amino-acid sequence MKKMIITAVVAFAFAAAPTIQAQDFKVDKSPMDQAAFPKSYKEANKDIKVTYSRPQLKGRAIADLAPEGKVWRLGANEAVEVTLYKDMKLGTTPLSAGTYTMYAMPEGNKWNIILSSDLNVWGSYFYNKDNDVARITVPVEMADEAVEYFGMEFVPVEKGAHLVMAWGTTRVQVPFYN; translated from the coding sequence ATGAAAAAAATGATTATTACGGCAGTAGTAGCTTTTGCTTTTGCTGCAGCTCCAACAATACAAGCACAAGACTTCAAAGTAGATAAAAGCCCGATGGATCAAGCGGCCTTCCCTAAAAGTTATAAGGAAGCAAATAAAGATATCAAAGTCACTTACAGTCGTCCACAATTAAAAGGCCGTGCAATCGCAGATCTCGCTCCAGAAGGAAAAGTTTGGAGGTTGGGAGCAAATGAAGCGGTAGAAGTGACACTCTATAAGGACATGAAGCTAGGTACGACACCTTTGAGCGCAGGCACATATACAATGTATGCAATGCCGGAAGGTAATAAGTGGAACATTATTTTAAGTTCAGACCTTAATGTATGGGGTTCTTATTTTTACAATAAAGATAATGATGTAGCTCGTATTACTGTTCCAGTAGAAATGGCAGATGAGGCTGTAGAGTATTTTGGGATGGAATTTGTTCCCGTAGAAAAAGGTGCCCACCTAGTAATGGCATGGGGTACTACACGTGTGCAAGTACCTTTTTATAACTAA
- the asnB gene encoding asparagine synthase B: MCGIVCAFDLKEKAEDLRPQLLEMSKKIRHRGPDWNGIFHNDNAIMTHERLSIVDPASGKQPLFSEDGRLVLAANGEIYNHKELRKELTVDYSFQTESDCEIILALYKEHGYDFLDKLNGIYGFALYDVEKDEYFISRDHMGIIPLYIGWDSHGTFYVASELKALEGVCSKIELFPPGHYYSSVTGEMTRWYKRDWMEYENVKNNETSIDDLHDALAASIKRQLMSDVPYGVLLSGGLDSSITSAIAKLYAEKRVESGDQTGAWWPQLHSFSIGLKGSPDLAAAQVVANHIGTVHHPIEFTIQEGLDAIRDVIYHLETYDITTIRASTPMYLMARVIKSMGVKMVLSGEGADEIFGGYLYFHKAPSAKEFHEETVRKLDKLHMYDCLRANKSLAAWGIEGRVPFLDKEFMDVAMRINPEDKMITKERRGMEKWVLRKAFEKYLPESVAWRQKEQFSDGVGYSWIDTLKSVVDEAISATQMENAHHRFPIHTPQNKEEFYYRSIFEEHFPSDAAALCVPSVPSVACSTPTALEWDEAFKNMNDPSGRAVALVHDDAY; the protein is encoded by the coding sequence ATGTGTGGTATTGTATGTGCATTTGATCTAAAAGAGAAAGCAGAAGATTTACGTCCTCAGTTACTAGAAATGTCTAAAAAAATACGTCATAGGGGTCCAGATTGGAATGGAATTTTCCATAATGATAACGCTATTATGACACATGAAAGATTATCTATAGTAGACCCTGCCTCTGGAAAACAACCATTATTCTCTGAGGATGGTAGGTTAGTACTTGCTGCAAATGGAGAAATTTATAATCATAAAGAATTACGTAAAGAACTAACGGTTGATTACTCTTTTCAAACCGAATCTGATTGTGAAATAATTCTTGCTCTTTACAAAGAACACGGTTATGATTTTTTAGATAAACTCAACGGTATTTACGGTTTTGCACTGTATGATGTAGAGAAAGATGAATACTTCATATCTAGAGATCATATGGGCATTATACCTCTTTACATAGGGTGGGACTCTCACGGGACATTTTATGTAGCTTCTGAACTTAAGGCATTAGAAGGTGTCTGCTCAAAAATCGAGTTATTTCCGCCAGGTCATTATTATTCTAGTGTTACAGGAGAAATGACTCGCTGGTATAAGCGTGATTGGATGGAATACGAAAACGTTAAAAATAATGAAACAAGTATAGATGATTTACATGATGCACTAGCAGCTTCAATAAAACGCCAGCTTATGTCTGACGTTCCCTATGGAGTTTTACTATCTGGAGGATTAGACTCTTCAATCACCAGCGCAATTGCAAAATTATATGCAGAGAAGCGTGTAGAGAGTGGAGATCAAACAGGTGCTTGGTGGCCACAATTACATTCTTTTAGCATAGGGCTCAAAGGTTCACCAGATCTTGCAGCTGCACAAGTTGTGGCAAATCACATAGGTACGGTACATCATCCTATTGAGTTTACAATTCAGGAAGGATTAGATGCTATACGTGATGTGATTTATCATCTTGAAACATATGATATCACAACAATAAGAGCAAGTACTCCTATGTATCTTATGGCGCGAGTTATAAAATCTATGGGTGTAAAAATGGTACTCTCAGGGGAAGGCGCAGATGAGATTTTTGGTGGTTATTTATATTTTCATAAGGCACCCAGTGCAAAAGAGTTCCACGAGGAGACTGTACGAAAATTAGACAAGCTACATATGTATGACTGTTTGCGTGCAAATAAGTCTCTTGCTGCCTGGGGTATTGAAGGTAGAGTCCCGTTTTTAGATAAAGAATTTATGGACGTAGCGATGCGTATTAACCCAGAAGATAAAATGATCACTAAAGAGCGCCGTGGAATGGAAAAGTGGGTCTTACGTAAAGCTTTTGAAAAATATTTACCAGAAAGTGTTGCTTGGAGGCAAAAAGAACAATTTTCAGACGGTGTGGGTTACTCTTGGATTGATACACTTAAGTCTGTAGTAGATGAGGCTATAAGCGCTACACAGATGGAAAATGCACACCATCGTTTCCCTATTCACACCCCGCAAAATAAGGAGGAGTTTTACTATAGAAGTATTTTTGAAGAACATTTTCCAAGTGATGCAGCAGCATTATGTGTGCCTTCAGTACCATCTGTAGCTTGCAGCACACCTACCGCATTAGAATGGGACGAGGCATTTAAAAATATGAATGATCCTTCTGGAAGAGCTGTTGCGTTAGTGCACGATGATGCTTATTGA